In Salmonella enterica subsp. enterica serovar Typhimurium str. LT2, a single window of DNA contains:
- the ybdK gene encoding putative cytoplasmic protein (similar to E. coli orf, hypothetical protein (AAC73682.1); Blastp hit to AAC73682.1 (372 aa), 84% identity in aa 1 - 371) — MALNDFHVSEPYTLGIELEMQVINPPGYDLSQDSSTLIDAVKPQLTAGEIKHDITESMLEMATGVCRDIDQAAAQLSAMQHVILQAASEHHLGICGGGTHPFQKWQRQEVCDNERYQRTLENFGYLIQQATVFGQHVHVGCANGDDAIYLLHGLSHFVPHFIALSAASPYMQGADTRFACARLNIFSAFPDNGPMPWVSNWQEFAGLFRRLSYTTMIDSIKDLHWDIRPSPAFGTVEVRVMDTPLTLDHAINMAGLIQATAHWLLTERPFKPQEQDYLLYKFNRFQACRYGLEGVLTDAYTGDRRRLADDTLRLLDNVTPSARKLGADSAIDALRLQVKKGGNEAQYMREFIADGGSLIGLVQKHCEIWAGQ, encoded by the coding sequence ATGGCGCTGAATGATTTTCACGTTTCTGAACCTTATACGCTTGGTATTGAGCTGGAGATGCAGGTGATCAATCCACCTGGCTACGATTTAAGTCAGGACTCTTCTACGCTGATCGACGCCGTTAAGCCCCAACTTACTGCGGGAGAAATTAAGCACGATATCACCGAAAGTATGCTGGAGATGGCCACGGGCGTCTGCCGCGATATTGACCAGGCGGCGGCCCAACTTTCTGCTATGCAGCACGTTATTTTACAGGCGGCGTCGGAACACCATCTCGGCATTTGCGGCGGCGGTACGCACCCTTTTCAAAAATGGCAGCGTCAGGAGGTCTGTGATAATGAGCGCTATCAACGCACGCTGGAAAATTTCGGCTACTTAATTCAACAGGCGACGGTTTTCGGCCAGCATGTCCACGTCGGCTGCGCGAACGGCGACGATGCGATTTATCTTTTACACGGGCTGTCGCATTTTGTGCCGCACTTTATTGCGCTCTCCGCCGCGTCCCCCTATATGCAAGGAGCTGACACCCGTTTTGCCTGCGCGCGCCTGAATATTTTTTCCGCTTTTCCCGATAACGGGCCCATGCCGTGGGTCAGTAACTGGCAAGAGTTTGCCGGACTATTTCGTCGTCTGTCTTACACCACGATGATCGACAGCATCAAAGATTTGCACTGGGATATCCGCCCCAGCCCGGCCTTTGGCACGGTAGAAGTTCGGGTGATGGATACGCCGCTCACTCTTGATCATGCCATCAATATGGCAGGGTTGATTCAGGCGACCGCGCACTGGCTGCTGACCGAGCGTCCCTTTAAACCGCAGGAACAAGACTATCTGTTATATAAATTCAACCGTTTTCAGGCTTGCCGCTATGGTCTGGAGGGCGTGCTAACCGATGCCTATACCGGCGACCGCCGTCGCCTGGCAGATGATACGCTGCGTCTGCTGGACAACGTTACCCCCTCTGCGCGCAAGCTGGGCGCCGACAGCGCCATTGACGCGCTACGTCTGCAGGTGAAAAAAGGCGGTAACGAAGCGCAATATATGCGGGAGTTTATTGCCGACGGCGGATCGCTGATAGGTCTGGTACAAAAACATTGTGAAATCTGGGCGGGACAATAG
- the entD gene encoding enterochelin synthetase, component D (phoshpantetheinyltransferase) (similar to E. coli enterochelin synthetase, component D (AAC73684.1); Blastp hit to AAC73684.1 (209 aa), 57% identity in aa 4 - 185) — protein sequence MLTSHFPLPFAGHRLHIVDFDASSFREHDLLWLPHHDRLRSAGRKRKAEHLAGRIAAVHALREVGVRTVPGMGDKRQPLWPDGLFGSISHCATTALAVISRQRIGIDIEKIMSQHTATELAPSIIDSDERQILQASLLPFPLALTLAFSAKESVYKAFSDRVTLPGFNSAKVTSLTATHISLHLLPAFAATMAERTVRTEWFQRDNSVITLVSAITRVPHDRSAPASILSAIPR from the coding sequence ATGCTGACATCTCATTTTCCCCTTCCCTTTGCCGGACACAGGCTGCATATCGTCGACTTTGATGCGAGCAGCTTTCGCGAACACGACCTGCTATGGCTACCTCATCACGATCGGCTCCGGTCTGCCGGACGCAAGCGTAAAGCTGAACATCTGGCAGGCCGCATTGCCGCCGTTCATGCGCTACGCGAGGTGGGCGTCAGGACAGTGCCCGGTATGGGCGACAAGCGACAGCCGCTATGGCCGGACGGCCTATTTGGCAGCATCAGCCACTGTGCGACAACGGCGCTGGCCGTCATATCCCGACAGCGTATCGGCATTGATATAGAAAAAATCATGAGTCAGCACACGGCGACAGAGCTGGCGCCGTCCATTATTGATAGCGATGAGCGCCAAATTCTCCAGGCGAGCTTGCTCCCTTTTCCGCTTGCCCTGACGCTGGCTTTCTCCGCCAAAGAGAGCGTTTATAAAGCCTTTTCAGACCGCGTCACGCTCCCGGGATTCAATAGCGCAAAAGTTACCTCGCTTACCGCCACGCACATCTCGTTACATCTGCTGCCAGCCTTTGCCGCCACGATGGCTGAACGTACCGTCCGTACAGAATGGTTTCAACGTGACAATAGCGTTATTACTCTTGTTTCTGCAATAACGCGCGTTCCCCACGACAGGAGCGCTCCCGCTTCTATACTTAGCGCAATACCCCGATAA
- the fepA gene encoding outer membrane porin, receptor for ferric enterobactin (enterochelin) and colicins B and D (similar to E. coli outer membrane receptor for ferric enterobactin (enterochelin) and colicins B and D (AAC73685.1); Blastp hit to AAC73685.1 (746 aa), 81% identity in aa 1 - 746), which produces MNKKIHSLTLLVNLGIYGATLPVMAEDKTDSAALTNEDTIVVTAAQQNLQAPGVSTITADEIRKNPPARDVSEIIRTMPGVNLTGNSTSGQRGNNRQIDIRGMGPENTLILIDGKPVTSRNSVRLGWRGERDTRGDTAWVPPEMIERIEVLRGPAAARYGNGAAGGVVNIITKKGGSEWHGSWNTYFNAPEHKDEGATKRTNFSLNGPLGGDFSFRLYGNLDKTQADARNINQGHQSERTGSYADTLPAGREGVINKDINGVVRWDFAPLQSLELEAGYSRQGNLYAGDTQNTNTNQLVKDNYGKETNRLYRQNYSLTWNGGWNNGVTTSNWVQYEHTRNSRMPEGLAGGTEGIFDPKASQKYADADLNDVTLHSEVSLPFDLLVNQNLTLGTEWAQQRMKDQLSNSQTFMGGNIPGYSSTNRSPYSKAEIFSLFAENNMELTDSTMLTPGLRFDHHSIVGDNWSPSLNLSQGLGDDFTLKMGIARAYKAPSLYQTNPNYILYSKGQGCYATGAGTGIGCYMMGNDDLKAETSINKEIGLEFKRDGWLAGVTWFRNDYRNKIEAGTVPLQRINNGKTDVYQWENVPKAVVEGLEGTLNVPVSDTVNWTNNVTYMLQSKNKETGERLSIIPQYTLNSTLSWQVRQDVSLQSTFTWYGKQEPKKYDYQGNPVTGTDKQAVSPYSIVGLSATWDVTKNVSLTGGVDNLFDKRLWREGNAQTVRDTQTGAYMAGAGAYTYNEPGRTWYMSINTHF; this is translated from the coding sequence ATGAACAAGAAGATTCATTCCCTGACCTTACTGGTCAATTTAGGGATTTACGGGGCCACTCTGCCCGTGATGGCGGAAGACAAAACCGATAGCGCTGCGCTCACCAATGAAGACACCATCGTGGTGACCGCTGCCCAGCAAAACCTACAGGCGCCAGGCGTATCCACCATCACCGCCGATGAGATCCGCAAAAATCCGCCCGCGCGCGACGTGTCAGAAATCATCCGCACCATGCCGGGCGTAAACCTGACCGGCAACTCCACCAGCGGTCAGCGCGGGAATAACCGCCAAATCGATATTCGCGGCATGGGGCCGGAAAACACCCTCATCCTGATAGACGGTAAACCCGTCACCAGCCGTAACTCGGTGCGCCTGGGCTGGCGCGGCGAACGCGATACCCGCGGCGATACCGCGTGGGTGCCGCCGGAGATGATCGAACGCATTGAAGTGCTGCGTGGCCCTGCCGCCGCACGCTACGGTAACGGCGCGGCGGGTGGCGTAGTCAATATCATTACCAAAAAAGGCGGTAGCGAGTGGCACGGTTCCTGGAATACCTATTTCAACGCGCCGGAACATAAAGACGAAGGCGCGACCAAACGCACTAACTTTAGCCTGAACGGCCCGCTGGGCGGGGATTTCAGCTTCCGCCTGTATGGCAACCTCGACAAAACGCAGGCGGATGCGCGTAATATTAACCAGGGGCATCAGTCTGAACGTACCGGGAGTTACGCCGACACGCTACCAGCAGGACGCGAGGGGGTCATTAACAAAGATATCAACGGCGTGGTTCGTTGGGATTTTGCTCCGCTTCAGTCTCTGGAGCTGGAGGCCGGATACAGTCGCCAGGGCAATCTCTATGCCGGCGATACTCAGAACACCAATACGAACCAACTGGTGAAAGATAATTACGGAAAAGAGACGAACCGCCTCTATCGGCAGAACTACTCTCTGACCTGGAACGGCGGCTGGAATAATGGCGTAACCACCAGTAACTGGGTGCAATACGAACATACCCGTAACTCCCGGATGCCGGAAGGCCTGGCAGGCGGCACCGAAGGAATTTTCGATCCCAAAGCATCGCAAAAATATGCCGATGCCGATTTGAATGACGTCACCCTACACAGCGAAGTGAGCCTTCCTTTCGATCTGCTGGTCAATCAAAACCTGACGCTGGGTACTGAATGGGCCCAACAGCGTATGAAAGACCAGCTCTCCAACTCGCAAACCTTTATGGGGGGAAATATCCCGGGTTACAGCAGTACCAATCGTAGCCCCTATTCAAAAGCGGAAATTTTCTCTCTGTTTGCTGAAAACAACATGGAACTGACCGACAGCACCATGCTGACGCCGGGGCTACGTTTCGATCATCACAGTATTGTGGGGGATAACTGGAGCCCGTCCCTCAACCTGTCGCAAGGTCTGGGGGATGACTTTACCCTGAAAATGGGAATCGCCCGCGCTTATAAAGCCCCGAGTCTGTACCAGACTAACCCAAACTATATTTTGTACAGTAAAGGTCAGGGTTGCTACGCGACTGGCGCGGGTACCGGCATCGGCTGCTATATGATGGGTAACGATGATCTGAAAGCCGAAACTAGCATCAATAAAGAGATCGGTCTGGAATTTAAACGCGATGGCTGGCTGGCCGGCGTCACCTGGTTCCGCAATGATTACCGCAATAAGATTGAAGCGGGTACAGTGCCGTTGCAGCGTATCAACAACGGCAAAACGGATGTTTATCAGTGGGAGAACGTGCCGAAAGCGGTCGTTGAAGGTCTGGAAGGCACGTTAAACGTACCGGTTAGCGACACCGTCAACTGGACGAATAACGTTACGTATATGCTGCAGAGTAAAAACAAAGAGACCGGCGAACGCCTGTCGATTATTCCACAGTACACGCTTAACTCAACCCTGAGCTGGCAGGTACGTCAGGACGTTTCTCTGCAATCGACCTTCACCTGGTACGGCAAACAAGAGCCGAAGAAATATGATTATCAGGGTAACCCCGTTACCGGAACAGATAAGCAAGCGGTCAGCCCATACAGTATTGTTGGCCTGAGCGCGACCTGGGACGTGACCAAAAATGTCAGCCTGACCGGTGGCGTGGATAACCTCTTTGACAAACGTCTGTGGCGTGAAGGTAACGCGCAAACCGTCAGGGATACGCAAACTGGCGCTTATATGGCGGGCGCTGGCGCGTACACCTATAACGAACCAGGACGTACGTGGTATATGAGCATTAATACCCATTTCTGA
- the fes gene encoding enterochelin esterase (similar to E. coli enterochelin esterase (AAC73686.1); Blastp hit to AAC73686.1 (374 aa), 74% identity in aa 2 - 369), producing the protein MKEALATGSEAWWRTKTGPEWIREKDGNYRVTFWWRDPQGNETHSPIRRVWVYITGVTDHHQNAQPQTMARIAGTDVWRWSTALSANWRGSYCFIPTERDDVFAAFAPGETPDRNVLREGWRQLLPQAIADPLNSQSWRGGRGHAVSALEMPDAPLQPGWDRPETPYSPPLMMQWHSERLGNSRRVWILTTGDEAPEERPLAILLDGQFWAENMPVWPALASLTHQRLLPGAVYLLIDAIDTQHRSQELPCNADFWLAVQQELLPQVRAVTPFSDDAGRTVVAGQSFGGLSALYAGLNWPTRFGCVLSQSGSFWWPHRITPPEGEVITRLKTGALCARGLRIVLEAGVREPIVFQANQALYAQLNTSQQSIFWRQVDGGHDALCWRGGLTQGLMLLWQPLIDTL; encoded by the coding sequence ATGAAAGAGGCGCTGGCAACGGGAAGTGAGGCCTGGTGGAGGACGAAAACCGGGCCGGAATGGATACGGGAAAAAGACGGAAATTATCGGGTCACTTTTTGGTGGCGCGACCCGCAGGGAAACGAAACACACTCCCCGATACGGCGTGTCTGGGTCTACATCACTGGCGTAACCGATCATCATCAAAACGCGCAGCCTCAGACGATGGCGCGTATTGCCGGAACGGATGTCTGGCGCTGGAGCACGGCGCTTAGCGCTAACTGGCGCGGCAGCTACTGTTTTATTCCTACCGAGCGCGATGACGTTTTTGCCGCTTTTGCGCCGGGCGAAACGCCCGATCGGAACGTGCTGCGTGAAGGCTGGCGACAGCTATTACCGCAGGCGATTGCCGACCCGCTTAATTCGCAAAGCTGGCGGGGAGGACGTGGTCATGCGGTTTCAGCGCTGGAAATGCCGGATGCGCCCCTTCAGCCGGGATGGGATCGTCCTGAAACGCCGTACTCGCCGCCTTTGATGATGCAGTGGCATAGCGAACGTCTGGGTAACTCCCGCCGCGTATGGATATTGACGACCGGAGACGAGGCGCCGGAGGAAAGACCGTTGGCTATTCTGCTGGACGGTCAATTCTGGGCGGAAAATATGCCCGTCTGGCCCGCGCTCGCCTCGCTGACTCATCAACGCCTGCTTCCCGGTGCCGTCTATCTGCTGATTGACGCGATTGATACTCAACACCGCAGCCAGGAGTTGCCCTGCAATGCCGACTTCTGGCTGGCGGTGCAGCAGGAACTGTTGCCGCAAGTCAGAGCCGTGACGCCTTTTAGCGATGATGCCGGACGAACGGTGGTCGCCGGACAGAGCTTTGGCGGCCTGTCGGCGCTGTATGCCGGCCTGAACTGGCCGACGCGTTTTGGCTGTGTACTGAGCCAGTCAGGATCGTTCTGGTGGCCCCATCGCATCACCCCGCCGGAGGGGGAAGTCATTACCCGGCTGAAAACCGGCGCATTATGCGCGCGCGGACTGCGTATCGTACTGGAAGCCGGCGTGCGTGAGCCGATCGTGTTTCAGGCGAATCAGGCGCTTTATGCCCAACTGAATACTTCGCAGCAGTCCATTTTCTGGCGTCAGGTTGACGGCGGACACGATGCGCTTTGCTGGCGCGGCGGGCTAACGCAAGGGCTGATGCTGCTTTGGCAGCCGCTTATCGACACGCTTTAA
- the ybdZ gene encoding putative cytoplasmic protein has protein sequence MEFSNPFDNPQGQFYILQNAQRQFSLWPAACALPAGWDVVCEPQSQDACQQWLNTRWTTLNPAHYADKQEAK, from the coding sequence ATGGAATTCAGTAATCCCTTCGATAATCCGCAGGGACAGTTTTACATCCTGCAAAATGCGCAGCGTCAATTCAGCCTTTGGCCAGCGGCATGTGCGCTTCCCGCAGGCTGGGACGTGGTATGCGAACCGCAATCGCAGGACGCGTGCCAGCAGTGGCTTAATACGCGCTGGACAACACTGAATCCGGCGCATTATGCCGATAAGCAGGAGGCGAAATGA
- the entF gene encoding enterobactin synthetase, component F (nonribosomal peptide synthetase) (similar to E. coli ATP-dependent serine activating enzyme (may be part of enterobactin synthase as component F) (AAC73687.1); Blastp hit to AAC73687.1 (1293 aa), 79% identity in aa 1 - 1293), with translation MTQRLPLVAAQPGIWMAEKLSDLPSAWSVAHYVELNGELDAALLAKAVAVGMQQADTLRMRFTEENGEVWQWIDPEHTFGEPPIADLRDQPDPHHAALALMQADLRQNLRADSGKPLAFHQLIRIDDTRWYWYQRYHHLLVDGFSFPAITRQIAAIYRAWQSDAPTPESPFTPFADVVEEYQRYRQSEAWQRDGAFWAQQRRELPPPASMSAAPLPGRSASADILRMKLSAPAGAFRQLAAHMPEIPRADLALALVTLWLGRLCGRMDYAAGFIFMRRMGSAALTATGPVLNVLPLAVNLHATEDLPTLAKRLAAQLKKMRRHQRYDAEQIVRDSGRAAGETPLFGPVLNIKVFDYHLDLPGIQAQTHTLATGPVNDLELALFPDENGGLDIELLANAQRYDDATLSRHALRLMALITQFADNPALRCGDAQMLLAEEQTQLAHLNNTAVTIPAATLSDLVAQQAQKTPEASALADAHYHFTYREMREQVVALAYALRERGVQPGDSVAVALPRSVFLTLALHGIVEAGAAWLPLDTGYPDDRLRMMLEDAQPKLLITTQAQLARFHDIPGMEYLCYSQPLPVSDATPLRLSLPHHTAYIIFTSGSTGRPKGVMVGQTAIVNRLLWMQDHYPLTADDVVAQKTPCSFDVSVWEFFWPFIAGAKLVMAEPEAHRDPLAMQRFFAQYGVTTTHFVPSMLAAFIASLTPASAGKSCASLKRVFCSGEALPTALCREWETLTNAPLHNLYGPTEAAVDVSWYPACGDELAAVDGNSIPIGYPVWNTGLRILDAHMQPVPPGVAGDLYLTGIQLAQGYLGRPDLTASRFIADPFAPGERMYRTGDVARWLDSGAVEYLGRSDDQLKIRGQRIELGEIDRVMQTLPDVEQAVAHACVFNQAAATGGDARQLVGYLVSHSGLPLDLPALQEKLRQKLPAHMVPVVLLQLASLPLSANGKLDRKALPLPDLAPRVKGRAPQSATEIAVAAAFSRLLGCEINDVESDFFALGGHSLLAMKLAAQLSQTFNRQVTPGQVMVASDVAQLSKLLDTDDDERSRNLGFGPLLPLRESDGPTLFCFHPASGFAWQFSVLSRYLSPSWSIMGIQSPRPAGPMQTATTLDEVCEHHLATLLARQPHGPYYLLGYSLGGTLAQGIAARLRARGETVAFLGLLDTWPPETQNWREKEANGLNPDVLAEIERERAAFVAAQQGNASDALFTAIEGNYADAVRLLTTAHSVPFDGHATLFVADKTVPEGVSPEQSWSPWIASLAIYRQPCAHVDIISPSAFETIGPIISELINK, from the coding sequence ATGACGCAGCGTTTACCGTTAGTCGCCGCCCAGCCGGGGATCTGGATGGCGGAAAAACTCTCTGATTTACCCTCCGCCTGGAGCGTGGCGCACTATGTGGAACTGAACGGCGAGCTGGATGCCGCCTTGCTGGCAAAAGCGGTAGCGGTAGGGATGCAACAGGCGGATACGCTACGGATGCGTTTTACCGAAGAGAACGGCGAGGTCTGGCAATGGATAGATCCTGAGCACACCTTCGGCGAGCCCCCGATTGCCGATTTACGCGACCAGCCCGATCCGCATCACGCGGCGCTGGCGTTAATGCAGGCGGATTTACGGCAAAACCTGCGCGCAGATAGCGGTAAGCCGCTGGCGTTTCACCAGTTAATCCGCATTGATGATACCCGCTGGTATTGGTATCAGCGCTATCACCATTTGCTGGTGGATGGCTTTAGCTTCCCGGCGATAACTCGCCAGATTGCGGCGATTTATCGCGCCTGGCAGAGCGACGCTCCTACGCCGGAGTCGCCTTTTACCCCCTTTGCGGATGTGGTCGAGGAATATCAGCGCTATCGCCAGAGCGAGGCCTGGCAGCGTGACGGCGCCTTCTGGGCGCAGCAGCGCCGCGAGCTGCCGCCGCCGGCGTCAATGTCTGCCGCGCCGTTGCCGGGGCGGTCGGCGAGCGCGGATATTCTGCGTATGAAATTGAGCGCGCCGGCGGGGGCGTTTCGCCAACTGGCGGCGCACATGCCTGAGATACCGCGAGCGGATCTTGCCCTGGCGCTGGTGACGTTGTGGCTGGGGCGATTATGCGGGCGAATGGATTATGCCGCCGGATTTATCTTTATGCGGCGGATGGGCTCGGCGGCGTTAACGGCGACCGGGCCTGTCCTTAACGTGTTGCCGCTGGCGGTTAACCTTCATGCAACGGAAGATCTGCCAACGCTGGCGAAGCGTCTTGCGGCGCAGTTAAAGAAGATGCGCCGCCACCAGCGTTACGACGCCGAACAGATTGTACGCGATAGCGGGCGAGCCGCAGGGGAGACGCCGCTATTTGGCCCGGTGCTCAACATAAAAGTGTTTGATTATCATCTGGATCTTCCTGGCATACAGGCGCAAACCCATACCCTGGCGACGGGGCCGGTTAACGATCTTGAACTGGCGCTTTTTCCGGATGAAAACGGCGGTCTGGATATTGAATTGCTGGCGAATGCACAGCGTTACGATGATGCCACGCTCTCCCGCCATGCCTTACGATTGATGGCGCTTATCACGCAGTTTGCGGATAACCCGGCGCTGCGCTGCGGCGATGCGCAAATGCTGCTGGCGGAAGAACAAACGCAATTAGCACACCTTAATAATACGGCGGTAACGATTCCCGCCGCCACGCTTAGCGATTTGGTGGCGCAGCAGGCGCAAAAAACGCCAGAGGCTTCCGCGTTGGCAGATGCGCATTATCACTTTACCTACCGTGAAATGCGCGAACAGGTTGTGGCGCTGGCGTACGCGCTGCGGGAACGCGGCGTTCAGCCTGGCGATAGCGTGGCGGTGGCGTTGCCGCGGTCGGTTTTCCTGACCTTAGCGCTGCATGGCATTGTCGAGGCGGGCGCCGCCTGGCTGCCGCTGGATACCGGTTATCCTGACGATCGGCTGCGAATGATGCTGGAAGATGCGCAGCCGAAACTGTTAATTACGACTCAGGCGCAGCTGGCGCGCTTTCACGATATTCCGGGGATGGAATATTTGTGTTATAGCCAACCGCTACCGGTCAGTGACGCCACTCCGCTGAGGCTGTCGTTACCGCATCATACCGCTTACATCATTTTCACCTCTGGCTCGACGGGCAGGCCGAAAGGGGTGATGGTGGGACAAACGGCGATAGTCAACCGGCTGCTGTGGATGCAGGATCACTATCCGTTGACGGCGGATGATGTAGTAGCGCAAAAAACGCCGTGCAGTTTTGACGTCTCAGTATGGGAGTTTTTCTGGCCGTTTATCGCCGGGGCGAAACTGGTGATGGCTGAACCGGAAGCGCACCGCGACCCGCTCGCGATGCAGCGGTTCTTTGCGCAATACGGCGTCACGACCACTCATTTTGTGCCGTCGATGCTGGCGGCCTTTATTGCCTCGCTCACGCCAGCGTCGGCTGGGAAAAGCTGCGCTTCCTTAAAGCGCGTTTTCTGTAGCGGCGAGGCCCTGCCGACGGCGCTGTGCCGCGAATGGGAGACGTTAACCAACGCGCCGCTACACAATCTGTACGGGCCAACGGAGGCCGCGGTGGATGTGAGCTGGTATCCGGCCTGTGGCGATGAGCTGGCGGCTGTTGACGGCAACAGCATCCCGATTGGTTATCCCGTCTGGAATACCGGTTTACGTATTCTCGATGCGCATATGCAGCCGGTGCCGCCGGGCGTGGCTGGCGATCTCTATCTTACCGGTATCCAACTGGCGCAGGGCTATCTGGGGCGTCCGGATCTTACCGCCAGCCGTTTTATCGCCGATCCTTTTGCGCCAGGCGAACGGATGTACCGTACCGGAGATGTGGCGCGCTGGCTGGATTCCGGCGCGGTGGAATACCTGGGGCGCAGCGACGATCAGCTCAAAATTCGGGGTCAACGTATTGAACTGGGCGAGATTGACCGCGTCATGCAAACGCTGCCGGATGTTGAACAGGCGGTAGCACATGCCTGCGTCTTTAATCAGGCGGCGGCGACGGGTGGGGATGCCCGGCAACTGGTCGGCTATCTGGTGTCGCACTCCGGTTTGCCGCTGGATTTACCGGCGCTGCAGGAAAAATTACGCCAAAAACTTCCCGCGCATATGGTGCCGGTTGTGCTGTTGCAACTTGCCAGCTTGCCGCTTAGCGCTAATGGCAAGCTGGATCGCAAAGCCCTGCCGCTGCCGGACCTGGCGCCGCGCGTGAAAGGGCGCGCGCCGCAGTCCGCAACGGAGATTGCTGTCGCCGCGGCGTTTTCCCGCCTGCTGGGCTGTGAGATTAACGACGTTGAAAGTGATTTCTTTGCGCTGGGCGGACACTCGCTGCTGGCGATGAAACTGGCCGCGCAGCTAAGCCAGACGTTTAACCGCCAGGTGACGCCGGGGCAGGTGATGGTGGCGTCTGACGTGGCGCAGTTGAGTAAGCTGCTCGATACTGACGATGACGAACGCTCGCGCAATCTGGGGTTCGGGCCGCTGTTGCCGCTGCGTGAAAGCGATGGTCCAACGTTATTTTGTTTCCATCCGGCGTCGGGGTTCGCCTGGCAATTTAGCGTATTATCACGCTATCTCAGCCCGTCGTGGTCGATTATGGGGATTCAGTCGCCGCGCCCCGCTGGCCCTATGCAAACCGCAACCACCCTTGATGAGGTATGTGAACATCATCTGGCGACTTTGCTCGCCCGGCAGCCGCATGGCCCTTATTATTTATTAGGCTATTCGCTGGGCGGGACGCTGGCGCAAGGGATCGCCGCCCGGTTGCGCGCGCGCGGCGAAACCGTGGCGTTTTTGGGGTTACTGGACACCTGGCCGCCGGAAACGCAAAACTGGCGGGAAAAAGAGGCGAATGGCCTCAATCCGGACGTATTGGCGGAAATTGAACGTGAACGCGCTGCGTTTGTCGCCGCGCAGCAGGGAAATGCCTCCGACGCCTTATTTACCGCCATTGAAGGCAATTATGCGGATGCCGTCCGTTTGCTGACGACGGCGCATAGCGTACCGTTTGATGGACATGCTACGCTCTTTGTGGCGGATAAAACGGTGCCGGAAGGCGTATCGCCTGAACAGAGCTGGTCGCCGTGGATAGCGTCTTTGGCTATTTATCGCCAGCCGTGCGCGCATGTAGATATTATTTCTCCCTCCGCTTTTGAAACTATCGGGCCCATCATCAGCGAACTTATTAATAAATAA